One region of Chryseobacterium sp. SORGH_AS_0447 genomic DNA includes:
- a CDS encoding TetR/AcrR family transcriptional regulator, translating to MGLHERRQREKENIRTSILDAAFSLAKTEGWASLSMRKIADAIEYSAPVVYDHFENKEAILYEISLNGFHCLHIELLKAQQAHDTPEDKLKAIVDAYWKFAFKNKEYYQLMFGLGMQCSGKGMMKQEFSSFQDMLYEGTLEIIKKKGSNPDNACHSSHALFSAVHGLISIMMMRNDDIPSTMNKTTLDETVSAFIKSL from the coding sequence ATGGGTTTACATGAACGCCGTCAGAGAGAAAAAGAAAATATACGTACCAGTATTCTGGATGCGGCATTTTCTCTGGCTAAAACCGAGGGGTGGGCTTCACTTTCCATGAGAAAGATCGCCGATGCCATTGAATACAGCGCACCGGTAGTCTATGATCATTTCGAAAACAAGGAAGCTATCCTCTACGAAATTTCATTAAACGGTTTTCATTGTCTGCACATCGAACTTCTGAAAGCTCAGCAGGCTCACGATACTCCTGAAGACAAACTGAAGGCAATTGTAGATGCTTACTGGAAGTTTGCTTTCAAGAACAAAGAATATTACCAGCTGATGTTTGGGCTGGGAATGCAATGCAGCGGAAAAGGAATGATGAAACAGGAATTTTCCTCATTCCAGGATATGCTTTATGAAGGAACTCTGGAAATTATTAAGAAGAAAGGTTCAAATCCTGATAATGCCTGCCACTCGTCTCATGCCTTGTTTTCAGCAGTACACGGGCTGATTTCCATTATGATGATGCGTAATGACGATATCCCTTCCACCATGAATAAAACGACCCTGGACGAAACCGTTTCGGCTTTTATTAAGTCTTTGTAA
- a CDS encoding type IX secretion system plug protein domain-containing protein, translated as MKTLRLFLLSLSGLVFGQNIQSIQLFNPQTNDETPVINFGQQLVLSFDDLTNASEIYRYTIKHYNRNWEDDNLFFTEIANGSMNGLLDKFQYSFNTLQSYTHYTLTFPNDKIQPKISGNFELIVYKDSADKPLFRKRFYLVENGAALAVNVSRFADARNPEAQQRVEVKAVSKAGDLSSNVNSITLNVMQNNNPNETVKNLKASTTLGNQLLFQQMSLVFPGNNEFYYFDNKNMNMAADMVRAAEQIDGVNQTYLHPVWAFPLNYQYQPDVNGAWYYRRNDLGRERDAAREADYSWVHFSLDSEPVDKEIYVLGGFNNFIPSKENQMQYDEAAKKYVARIYLKQGFYNYILATKNPDGSLNFGEINGNFWQTENLYQAFLYYAPFGRNYDGLMGYGEFRTPVR; from the coding sequence ATGAAAACATTGCGACTCTTTTTACTTTCTTTAAGCGGACTGGTCTTCGGACAGAACATCCAGAGCATCCAGTTATTCAACCCTCAGACCAATGATGAAACCCCGGTTATTAATTTTGGACAACAGTTGGTTTTGAGCTTCGACGACCTTACCAATGCAAGTGAAATTTACCGGTATACGATCAAACATTACAACCGCAACTGGGAAGATGACAATCTGTTTTTTACGGAGATCGCCAACGGAAGCATGAACGGCCTCCTGGATAAATTTCAGTATTCTTTCAATACGCTGCAATCGTATACGCATTATACGCTGACGTTTCCGAATGATAAGATCCAGCCGAAGATCTCCGGAAATTTCGAACTGATTGTTTATAAAGATTCTGCAGATAAACCCCTGTTCAGAAAAAGGTTTTACCTGGTGGAAAACGGAGCTGCTCTTGCTGTTAATGTTTCCAGGTTTGCCGACGCAAGAAATCCTGAAGCCCAGCAAAGGGTAGAGGTGAAGGCGGTTTCTAAAGCCGGAGATCTATCCTCCAATGTGAATTCCATCACGTTGAATGTGATGCAGAACAACAATCCCAATGAAACGGTGAAAAATCTGAAAGCGAGTACCACCTTGGGAAACCAGCTGCTTTTTCAGCAGATGTCGCTTGTCTTCCCCGGGAATAATGAGTTTTATTACTTCGACAATAAAAATATGAACATGGCTGCGGACATGGTTCGTGCAGCCGAGCAGATCGACGGGGTAAACCAGACTTATCTTCATCCGGTTTGGGCTTTTCCCTTGAACTACCAGTATCAGCCGGATGTAAACGGGGCCTGGTATTACCGGAGAAATGATTTGGGCCGTGAAAGGGATGCTGCAAGAGAAGCAGACTATTCGTGGGTGCATTTCTCACTGGATTCTGAACCGGTAGATAAAGAAATTTATGTGCTGGGCGGCTTTAATAATTTCATACCCAGCAAAGAAAACCAGATGCAGTATGACGAAGCCGCAAAAAAATATGTTGCCAGAATTTATCTGAAGCAGGGCTTTTACAACTATATCTTAGCGACCAAAAACCCTGACGGAAGCCTGAATTTCGGTGAGATCAACGGGAATTTCTGGCAGACGGAAAACCTGTACCAGGCCTTTTTATATTATGCTCCGTTCGGAAGGAATTATGATGGGCTGATGGGATATGGAGAATTCAGGACGCCGGTGAGATAG
- a CDS encoding MBL fold metallo-hydrolase: MLQIQGFVFNFASENTYVLYNENKKAWLFDPGNRNGQETKALENFIAEKELTIDKILLTHAHIDHILGLQWAFDTYKVPVTMHREDKEVLDMFQVSGMRFGIELEHIDVEINYVNEGDELDFDGEKFKIYHVPGHSPGSVVYHNENQKFMISGDVLFEGSIGRTDLYKGNYEQLIESIKTKLFILEDDTQVLSGHGNPTTIGFEKQYNPFLR, from the coding sequence ATGCTTCAGATTCAAGGTTTCGTATTCAATTTTGCGAGCGAGAACACCTATGTCCTTTATAATGAAAATAAAAAAGCATGGCTTTTTGATCCGGGAAACCGGAATGGGCAGGAAACAAAAGCCCTGGAAAATTTTATTGCAGAAAAAGAATTAACCATCGATAAGATCCTTTTGACCCATGCGCATATCGATCATATCCTGGGTTTGCAATGGGCTTTCGACACTTATAAAGTTCCTGTAACGATGCACCGGGAAGACAAAGAAGTTCTGGATATGTTTCAGGTAAGCGGGATGCGTTTCGGGATCGAGCTGGAACATATTGATGTTGAAATTAATTATGTGAACGAGGGGGACGAACTGGATTTTGACGGAGAAAAATTTAAAATCTATCATGTTCCGGGGCATTCTCCGGGAAGCGTGGTGTACCATAATGAAAACCAGAAATTCATGATTTCGGGCGATGTTTTATTTGAAGGCAGCATCGGCAGAACCGATCTTTACAAAGGAAACTATGAACAGCTGATCGAAAGCATTAAAACAAAACTTTTCATCCTTGAAGACGATACCCAGGTGTTATCCGGACACGGAAATCCAACCACGATTGGTTTTGAGAAGCAGTACAACCCGTTTTTAAGATAA
- a CDS encoding thioredoxin family protein has protein sequence MNTPSNMIDLGTKAPFFELPNPSKSNEIQSLDDLKGEKGTLVIFMCNHCPFVLHVIDKLNELYEDYNERGIEFIAINANDVEKYPADAPEKMIEFQIERNFDFPYLYDESQAIAKAYDAACTPDFFFFDEKLDLIYRGQMDDSRPGNHKEVTGEDLIIAFENLLLGEPQEEIQKPSMGCNIKWK, from the coding sequence ATGAACACGCCTTCAAATATGATCGATCTTGGTACAAAAGCACCGTTTTTTGAACTGCCAAACCCGTCTAAAAGCAACGAAATTCAGTCACTGGATGATCTGAAAGGAGAAAAGGGGACTTTGGTCATCTTTATGTGCAACCATTGCCCGTTTGTACTTCATGTTATTGATAAGCTTAACGAGCTTTATGAAGATTACAATGAAAGGGGAATTGAATTTATCGCGATCAATGCTAACGACGTAGAAAAGTATCCGGCAGACGCTCCGGAAAAGATGATTGAATTCCAGATTGAAAGAAACTTCGATTTTCCTTATCTGTATGATGAGAGCCAGGCCATCGCGAAAGCATATGACGCTGCCTGCACACCCGATTTCTTTTTCTTTGATGAAAAACTGGATCTGATCTACCGAGGACAGATGGATGATTCAAGACCCGGAAACCATAAGGAAGTAACCGGTGAGGACCTCATCATTGCTTTTGAAAATCTTTTACTGGGCGAACCGCAGGAAGAGATTCAGAAGCCGAGCATGGGATGTAATATCAAGTGGAAATAG
- a CDS encoding efflux transporter outer membrane subunit: protein MKRVKNIFLTFILALGSVSCVSKLAFTEPDPELPETFRYTATADTASVANLEWKQFFSDPILQSLIEKGINNNYDLQIALKQVAASQEKLKQAKYLQYPDIGFGVSAQISKPSKNSMNGQSLNLFLGQNHVEDYNAAFNLSWEADIWGKIKNQQEVSRMQYLQTYEATKAIQTQVVAAIAQGYYNLLMLDKQLQIAKSNLELSTNTLAITEKMWQSGDTTSLGVQQATAQKQSTELLITQLEQNIAVQENALSILVGENPGKISRTIEMSETSLPQDLSAGLPAAMVSRRPDVRQQELVLLESNARVGIAQASMYPALRITANGGVNSFKIDNWFQIPASLFGSVLGGLTQPIFQKRQLKTDLNVAKIQRERNVLAFRQSVLNAVGEVSDALVSNESLKVQEQKAAEQVTTLKNGIKSAEMLYKGGMANYLEVITAQGNSLQAELNLASVKRQRLSSIVDLYRALGGGWK from the coding sequence ATGAAAAGAGTAAAAAATATTTTTCTAACATTCATTTTGGCTTTAGGTTCGGTTTCGTGTGTGTCCAAACTGGCATTCACGGAACCTGATCCGGAGCTTCCTGAAACATTCCGGTATACCGCCACTGCCGATACGGCAAGTGTAGCCAATCTGGAATGGAAGCAGTTTTTCAGCGATCCTATTTTACAAAGCCTGATCGAAAAAGGAATTAACAACAATTACGACCTGCAGATTGCGCTGAAGCAGGTTGCCGCATCCCAGGAAAAGCTGAAGCAGGCAAAATATCTTCAATATCCTGACATCGGTTTCGGCGTTTCCGCACAGATTTCAAAACCTTCCAAAAACAGCATGAACGGGCAGAGCTTAAATTTGTTTTTAGGCCAGAATCATGTGGAAGATTACAACGCCGCATTTAATTTATCGTGGGAAGCGGATATCTGGGGGAAAATTAAAAATCAGCAGGAAGTTTCAAGAATGCAGTACCTGCAAACTTATGAAGCCACAAAAGCTATCCAAACCCAGGTTGTTGCAGCAATTGCACAAGGCTATTACAATCTGCTGATGCTGGACAAACAGTTGCAGATCGCCAAGTCGAATTTAGAATTAAGCACAAATACCCTCGCCATTACAGAAAAGATGTGGCAGAGCGGAGATACGACGTCGCTCGGTGTGCAGCAGGCAACGGCTCAAAAGCAGTCTACCGAGCTTCTGATTACCCAGCTGGAACAGAATATCGCGGTTCAGGAAAATGCTTTAAGTATTCTGGTCGGTGAAAATCCCGGTAAGATCAGCAGGACGATCGAAATGTCCGAGACTTCCCTGCCCCAGGATCTTTCAGCAGGACTTCCGGCAGCGATGGTAAGCCGCCGTCCGGATGTTCGCCAGCAGGAATTGGTGCTGCTGGAATCCAATGCACGGGTGGGTATCGCCCAGGCAAGTATGTACCCTGCACTGCGGATTACGGCTAATGGTGGCGTAAATTCTTTTAAGATCGACAACTGGTTCCAGATTCCGGCATCGTTGTTCGGATCGGTATTGGGAGGTTTGACCCAGCCTATTTTTCAGAAAAGACAGCTGAAAACGGATCTGAATGTCGCTAAAATCCAGAGGGAAAGAAATGTATTGGCCTTCCGCCAGTCTGTTTTAAATGCAGTCGGTGAAGTTTCAGATGCCCTGGTTTCCAACGAAAGTTTAAAGGTTCAGGAACAGAAAGCTGCCGAACAGGTAACTACGTTAAAAAACGGGATCAAAAGCGCCGAGATGCTGTACAAAGGCGGAATGGCAAATTATTTAGAAGTGATAACCGCCCAGGGAAATTCTCTGCAGGCTGAGCTGAATCTGGCGTCCGTCAAAAGACAAAGGCTAAGCAGCATTGTGGATCTGTACCGGGCGTTAGGAGGTGGTTGGAAGTAG
- a CDS encoding efflux RND transporter periplasmic adaptor subunit, whose product MKIFAKTRIIVLMASIILLQNCTQAAESSSAAPPAPELPVYTVISSPATVYQEFPTALEGKNNVEIRSQVDGYLDRIYVEEGAYVRAGQPLFKIDSRSYGEQMNMASANLQAANANIQKAKVEVDRLEPLVAAKVVSDVQLRTAKANYAAAVAAASQAKASVGSARINVGFTTITAPVSGYIGRIPYKKGSLISRTDPSPLTLLSDISEIYAYFSLSELDFIAFQKKYPGATLNEKLKNMPMVELVIADNTIYPEKGKMSIVDGQFDKTTGAISVRAVFPNAGGILRTGNTGRVRMPQLFNKTLVIPQESTYEIQDKTYVYVVGKDKKVTGKPVKISGKTDSYYFISEGLSAGDHIVFTGLGTLKDGVSIKPKAISSDSLLRAKPL is encoded by the coding sequence ATGAAAATATTCGCAAAAACAAGGATTATTGTACTGATGGCCAGTATTATCCTTCTACAAAACTGTACCCAGGCGGCAGAAAGTTCCAGTGCGGCTCCTCCTGCTCCCGAACTTCCCGTTTATACGGTAATCTCTTCTCCTGCGACCGTCTATCAGGAATTCCCGACAGCCCTGGAAGGAAAAAACAATGTAGAAATCAGATCTCAGGTAGATGGATATTTAGACAGGATCTATGTGGAAGAAGGCGCTTATGTGCGAGCGGGACAGCCTTTATTTAAAATCGATTCAAGAAGCTACGGCGAGCAGATGAATATGGCATCCGCCAATCTTCAGGCAGCCAATGCGAATATCCAGAAGGCTAAAGTAGAAGTTGACCGGTTGGAGCCTCTGGTTGCTGCAAAAGTAGTTTCTGATGTCCAATTGAGAACAGCCAAAGCAAATTATGCTGCTGCCGTAGCCGCCGCTTCACAGGCTAAGGCATCCGTGGGAAGCGCACGGATTAATGTAGGATTTACGACCATTACCGCTCCGGTAAGCGGTTATATCGGAAGGATCCCATACAAAAAAGGAAGCCTTATTTCCAGAACCGACCCTAGTCCATTGACGCTATTATCGGATATCAGCGAAATCTATGCGTATTTTTCATTAAGTGAACTGGATTTTATCGCCTTCCAGAAGAAATATCCCGGCGCCACTTTAAATGAAAAACTGAAAAATATGCCGATGGTGGAACTGGTTATTGCAGACAACACCATTTATCCTGAAAAAGGAAAGATGAGCATCGTTGACGGACAGTTCGATAAAACGACCGGAGCCATTAGTGTCCGCGCCGTATTCCCGAATGCCGGAGGAATTTTAAGAACCGGAAATACCGGAAGGGTAAGAATGCCGCAGTTATTTAACAAAACGCTGGTCATTCCACAGGAATCAACGTATGAAATCCAGGATAAAACCTATGTGTATGTCGTTGGAAAGGATAAAAAAGTAACAGGAAAACCCGTGAAAATTTCAGGTAAAACAGACAGCTACTACTTTATCTCCGAAGGACTTTCTGCCGGCGATCATATCGTATTTACAGGACTTGGCACCCTGAAAGACGGAGTTTCCATCAAGCCGAAAGCGATTTCTTCCGACAGCTTGCTGAGAGCAAAACCTTTATAA
- a CDS encoding COG2958 family protein, whose amino-acid sequence MTFLELAERILIEEKKPLTAIEIWNIATKKGYEKQLNSQGKTPWATLGAQIYVSSKDDSKSIFAKTDSRPKKFYLKSMASQIDLEDTTLPEDIIVNKKKKFEYLEKDLHRYLSYFAYYHLNCYTKTINHNISSKKEFGEWIHPDMVGCYFRMEDWKKEVYDFSNSIGVRGIVIYSFELKRELSFSNLRESFFQCVSNSSWANESYLVASRISENDDFMEELSRLSTSFGIGIIELNIDDPDSSEIVIPAKYKQDLDFETINKLAMNSDFKDFIETVKIDLTSKKIHKKEYDFVDKIENLKSK is encoded by the coding sequence ATGACATTTTTAGAATTAGCAGAAAGAATTCTTATTGAAGAAAAGAAACCTTTAACAGCAATTGAAATATGGAATATAGCAACTAAAAAAGGTTATGAAAAACAATTAAATTCACAGGGAAAAACACCTTGGGCTACTTTAGGAGCTCAAATATATGTTAGTTCAAAAGATGATTCAAAGTCAATTTTTGCAAAAACAGATTCGAGACCAAAAAAGTTTTATCTAAAATCAATGGCAAGCCAGATAGATTTAGAAGACACTACACTTCCTGAAGATATAATAGTAAATAAAAAGAAAAAATTTGAATATTTAGAAAAAGACTTACATAGATATCTTTCCTATTTCGCCTACTATCATTTAAATTGTTATACAAAGACAATTAATCATAATATTTCAAGCAAAAAAGAATTTGGAGAATGGATACATCCAGATATGGTTGGCTGCTATTTTAGAATGGAAGACTGGAAAAAAGAAGTATATGATTTTAGTAATTCAATTGGAGTAAGAGGAATTGTAATTTACTCCTTCGAACTTAAACGTGAATTATCATTTTCCAATTTACGTGAAAGTTTTTTTCAATGTGTTTCTAATTCCTCTTGGGCGAATGAGTCTTATTTAGTGGCATCAAGAATTTCTGAAAATGATGATTTCATGGAAGAATTATCAAGACTATCAACATCATTTGGGATAGGCATAATTGAACTAAATATTGATGATCCTGATTCATCAGAAATTGTAATCCCTGCTAAATATAAACAAGATTTAGATTTTGAAACAATTAATAAATTAGCAATGAATAGTGATTTTAAGGATTTTATTGAGACTGTAAAGATAGATTTGACTAGTAAAAAAATCCATAAAAAAGAGTATGATTTTGTAGATAAAATCGAAAATTTGAAATCAAAATAA
- a CDS encoding efflux RND transporter permease subunit gives MLKQFIERPVLSTVISIILLLLGALSLFNLPIALFPDIAPPSVQVTAFYPGANAEVVARSVATPIEEAVNGVENMTYMTSNSSNDGTMTLSVFFKQGSDPDNAAVNVQNRVSKAMSQLPQEVVQAGISTQKVQNSMIMFMGLTSNNSKEYDELFLQNYLKINIIPQIQRIPGVAQAQVFGTRDYSMRLWLKPDRLAANNLSPQEVLNAVKDHNLEAAPGRLGQGSKETYEYILKYKGKLNKNEDYENIAIKANSDGSFLRLKDVARVEFGSYTYTAANRVDGKPVAGFAIMQTAGSNANEILTEIEKQVDQFKTTLPQGVEPIIMYNSKDFLDASIHQVVETLVIAFILVFIVVYIFLQDFRSTLIPAIAVPVAIIGTFFFLNLFGFSINMLTLFALVLAIGIVVDDAIVVVEAVHSKMEHTGMPVEHATMNSMSEISGAIISITLVMCAVFIPVGFMQGPAGVFYRQFAFTLAIAILISAINALTLSPALCALLLNDPQADHGEHGKKTGFGARFFNAFNTSFNNLTKKYIYSLKFLIKNKWVAVGGLVLLTAASVFLIRKAPSGFIPTEDQGFILYAVNTPPGSSLDRTHRATEEIDKIINGEKAKNHLWVSDGLNFISNANASPYSAGFIKLKDHDQRGEVTDPDQIAAGLTGKVSQVKDASAFFFNFPTVQGFGNVSGFEFMLQDKTNGSLEQLGTTTQAFIGELMKRPEIAFAFTTYAAGNPQFTIEVDNDKANQLGVSITELMQTMQIYYGSSFVSDFNRFGKYYRVMAQADIPYRTDANSLEGIYVKNKSGEMVPVKTLVTLKRAFGPETVTRNNLFNAVTINGTPKPGYSTGDAIKAVEEVAQKSLPRGYGYEWTGITREEIKTSGQTAFIFMLSILFVYFLLAAQYESYILPFAVILTIPTGIFGVFAFTGLAGIDNNIYVQVGLIMLVGLLAKNAILIVEFAVQRRNAGRTLLESALQASRLRLRPILMTSFAFIVGMLPLVFTQGASAKGNHSIGFSTVGGMLTGVVFGIFIIPVMFVIFQYLHEKMPSRKKKRIQRQKLEAELLATTH, from the coding sequence ATGTTAAAACAATTTATAGAAAGGCCGGTGCTTTCAACGGTCATTTCCATCATCCTCTTATTACTGGGCGCTTTATCGCTCTTTAATTTACCTATTGCCCTCTTTCCGGATATTGCGCCGCCGAGTGTTCAGGTAACTGCCTTTTATCCGGGGGCGAATGCGGAAGTGGTCGCCCGTTCGGTAGCCACTCCTATTGAAGAAGCCGTAAACGGTGTGGAAAATATGACCTACATGACTTCCAACTCGAGTAACGACGGTACCATGACGCTGAGTGTTTTCTTTAAGCAGGGCTCCGATCCGGATAATGCTGCCGTAAACGTTCAGAACCGGGTATCCAAAGCGATGAGCCAGCTTCCACAGGAAGTGGTGCAGGCGGGAATCTCCACTCAGAAAGTACAGAACAGTATGATTATGTTTATGGGATTAACCAGCAATAATTCCAAAGAATATGATGAGCTTTTTCTTCAGAATTATTTAAAAATCAACATTATCCCACAGATCCAGCGTATTCCGGGTGTCGCTCAGGCACAGGTTTTCGGAACAAGGGATTATTCGATGCGTCTCTGGCTGAAGCCGGACCGTTTGGCAGCCAATAATCTTTCTCCGCAGGAAGTGCTGAATGCAGTAAAAGACCATAACCTGGAAGCAGCTCCTGGACGTCTCGGACAGGGAAGCAAGGAGACTTACGAGTATATCCTGAAATACAAAGGGAAATTGAATAAAAATGAAGACTACGAAAACATTGCCATCAAAGCCAACAGCGACGGCTCTTTCCTCCGGCTGAAGGATGTGGCGCGGGTAGAATTCGGATCTTATACTTATACCGCAGCCAACAGGGTTGACGGGAAACCGGTAGCCGGATTTGCCATTATGCAGACTGCCGGTTCCAACGCCAATGAGATCTTAACGGAAATTGAGAAACAGGTCGATCAGTTCAAAACAACCCTTCCCCAGGGTGTTGAGCCGATTATTATGTACAACTCCAAAGATTTCCTGGATGCTTCCATTCATCAGGTAGTAGAAACGTTAGTGATTGCCTTTATCCTCGTATTCATTGTGGTGTATATTTTCCTTCAGGATTTCAGATCGACGCTGATTCCGGCCATCGCTGTTCCGGTTGCCATTATCGGGACCTTCTTTTTCCTGAATTTATTCGGGTTCAGCATTAATATGCTTACGCTGTTTGCTTTGGTTCTTGCCATCGGTATTGTGGTAGATGACGCCATTGTGGTAGTAGAAGCCGTTCACTCCAAAATGGAACACACCGGAATGCCGGTAGAACACGCAACGATGAATTCGATGAGTGAAATTTCCGGAGCCATTATTTCCATTACCCTGGTAATGTGTGCCGTATTTATTCCGGTAGGCTTTATGCAGGGCCCTGCAGGGGTATTTTACAGACAGTTTGCCTTTACCCTGGCCATTGCGATCCTGATTTCAGCAATCAATGCCCTAACGTTAAGCCCGGCTTTATGTGCGCTGCTTTTGAATGATCCTCAGGCCGATCATGGGGAACACGGTAAAAAGACAGGTTTCGGAGCAAGATTTTTTAATGCTTTTAATACGAGCTTTAATAACCTGACCAAAAAATATATTTACAGCCTTAAATTTTTAATTAAAAACAAATGGGTGGCTGTCGGCGGACTGGTTCTTCTTACTGCCGCAAGTGTTTTCCTTATCAGAAAAGCACCGTCAGGATTTATTCCTACCGAAGACCAGGGGTTTATTTTATATGCCGTAAACACGCCTCCCGGAAGTTCACTGGACCGAACGCACCGTGCTACCGAAGAGATCGACAAGATCATCAACGGGGAAAAGGCAAAGAACCACCTGTGGGTTTCCGACGGTTTGAATTTCATCAGCAATGCCAATGCGTCTCCGTATTCTGCCGGATTTATAAAGCTGAAAGATCACGACCAGCGTGGTGAAGTTACCGATCCGGATCAGATTGCAGCAGGGCTGACCGGTAAAGTTTCCCAGGTGAAAGATGCAAGTGCTTTCTTTTTCAACTTCCCTACGGTTCAGGGATTCGGGAATGTTTCCGGTTTTGAGTTTATGCTCCAGGATAAGACCAACGGCTCGCTGGAACAGTTGGGAACCACGACCCAGGCCTTTATCGGGGAGTTAATGAAACGCCCGGAAATCGCTTTTGCTTTTACCACGTATGCCGCGGGAAATCCCCAGTTTACCATTGAAGTTGATAATGACAAGGCAAATCAGTTAGGCGTTTCCATTACCGAACTGATGCAGACGATGCAGATCTATTACGGAAGCAGCTTCGTATCGGATTTCAACCGGTTCGGAAAATACTACCGGGTGATGGCACAGGCCGATATCCCTTACCGTACCGATGCCAATTCTCTCGAAGGAATTTACGTTAAAAACAAATCGGGCGAAATGGTTCCCGTAAAAACGCTGGTGACTTTAAAAAGAGCTTTCGGACCTGAAACGGTTACCAGAAACAACCTCTTCAACGCGGTTACTATTAACGGAACGCCGAAACCAGGATACAGTACCGGAGATGCGATCAAAGCGGTAGAAGAAGTTGCCCAGAAATCACTGCCGAGAGGCTATGGCTACGAATGGACGGGAATTACCCGGGAAGAGATTAAAACCAGCGGACAGACTGCCTTCATCTTTATGCTGAGCATCCTGTTCGTCTACTTCCTGTTGGCCGCACAATATGAAAGCTATATTCTTCCGTTTGCGGTTATCCTAACCATTCCTACAGGGATTTTCGGGGTATTTGCCTTTACGGGACTGGCGGGAATTGATAATAATATTTATGTTCAGGTCGGCCTCATTATGTTGGTCGGATTGTTGGCCAAAAACGCGATCCTGATCGTAGAATTTGCCGTACAGCGGAGAAATGCAGGAAGAACGTTGCTGGAATCTGCGCTTCAGGCATCGAGACTGCGTTTACGTCCTATTCTAATGACCTCGTTCGCCTTTATTGTCGGAATGCTGCCGCTTGTTTTCACCCAGGGTGCTTCTGCGAAAGGGAATCATTCCATCGGATTCAGTACGGTGGGAGGAATGCTGACGGGAGTTGTATTCGGAATCTTTATCATCCCGGTGATGTTTGTGATCTTCCAGTACCTGCACGAAAAAATGCCGAGCAGAAAAAAGAAAAGGATCCAGAGACAGAAACTGGAAGCAGAACTTTTAGCAACTACGCATTAA